In Nocardioides sp. zg-1228, a single window of DNA contains:
- a CDS encoding DICT sensory domain-containing protein — MDASPRDSLSIGDLAHRSGVPISTLRSWEKRYGFPRPSRQGGGHRRYTEADVDAVLDVLARRRGGLSLAAAIRRAEVPPLRSGSVFAELRRLHPALAPQVLTRRTLVSMSRAIEDECCARAADPVLFGSFQREQFLRPSYDRWRELARTALCTVVFADFAEPAPPRPGEPVEVAVPPDSPLTREWLVVCDAVDLPACLAAVQRPGQLAHPPKERTFEAFWSVDPQVVRDAGRIAASLADELRPGWRELVDLAPQPDPRGASEDLHRASLLFDRMVGYIDAAR; from the coding sequence GTGGACGCCAGCCCTCGCGATTCCCTCTCCATCGGGGACCTGGCCCACAGGAGTGGAGTACCCATTTCCACGCTCCGCAGCTGGGAGAAGCGCTACGGATTTCCCCGGCCGAGCCGGCAGGGCGGTGGGCACCGCCGCTACACCGAGGCCGACGTCGACGCCGTCCTCGACGTCCTGGCCCGTCGGCGCGGAGGGCTCTCGCTCGCGGCCGCCATCCGGCGCGCGGAGGTCCCGCCCCTGCGCTCGGGCTCCGTCTTCGCCGAGCTGCGCCGCCTGCACCCGGCGCTCGCGCCGCAGGTGCTCACGCGGCGCACGCTCGTGTCGATGAGCCGCGCCATCGAGGACGAGTGCTGCGCCCGTGCCGCCGACCCGGTCCTCTTCGGCTCGTTCCAGCGCGAGCAGTTCCTGCGCCCCTCCTACGACCGGTGGCGCGAGCTGGCGCGCACGGCCCTGTGCACGGTCGTGTTCGCCGACTTCGCCGAGCCGGCGCCGCCGCGCCCCGGCGAGCCCGTCGAGGTGGCCGTCCCGCCCGACTCCCCGCTCACCCGGGAGTGGCTGGTGGTGTGCGACGCCGTCGACCTGCCGGCGTGTCTGGCGGCCGTCCAGCGTCCGGGCCAGCTCGCCCACCCGCCGAAGGAGCGCACCTTCGAGGCCTTCTGGTCGGTCGACCCGCAGGTCGTGCGCGACGCCGGCCGCATCGCCGCGTCGCTGGCCGACGAGCTGCGCCCCGGCTGGCGCGAACTGGTCGACCTGGCCCCCCAGCCCGACCCCCGCGGCGCGTCGGAGGACCTGCACCGGGCCTCGCTGCTCTTCGACCGGATGGTCGGTTACATCGACGCCGCCCGATGA
- a CDS encoding polyprenyl synthetase family protein gives MTGTGTDEALARVLDDGRRRASAIDAHHALLWEALCAATEGGKRFRPALVVATHDALGGECHDAAVEVGAAVELLHTALVIHDDVIDDDHVRRGRPNVSGTFRALAGVDGATSDVAAGYGLTAAILAGDLALAAAVRTVALSGAPAPVVGRLLDLFDGALHRTASGELADVRLALGLAPATLAQSLEMEAQKTSAYSFSLPLQAGAVLAGADAATTARLDDAGRALGIAFQLVDDLIGVFGDPARSGKSSTGDLRTRKQTPLLVHARTTPQWKQVSGYVGHDLTDAELDEARALLVESGSRRFVADLAERHLAQARTVLDGLGIPGDLLDGVTVMPPVLIDDSEVAA, from the coding sequence ATGACCGGCACAGGCACGGACGAGGCACTGGCACGGGTCCTCGACGACGGCCGCCGTCGCGCGAGCGCCATCGACGCCCACCACGCGCTGCTCTGGGAGGCGCTGTGCGCCGCGACCGAGGGCGGCAAGCGCTTCCGTCCCGCGCTGGTCGTCGCCACCCACGACGCGCTGGGCGGTGAGTGCCACGACGCCGCCGTCGAGGTCGGCGCCGCCGTCGAGCTCCTCCACACCGCGTTGGTCATCCACGACGACGTGATCGACGACGACCACGTGCGCCGCGGCCGGCCCAACGTCAGCGGCACCTTCCGCGCCCTCGCCGGTGTCGACGGCGCCACGTCCGACGTCGCCGCCGGCTACGGCCTGACCGCCGCGATCCTGGCCGGTGACCTCGCCCTGGCCGCCGCCGTCCGGACGGTCGCGCTGAGCGGCGCCCCGGCCCCGGTCGTGGGGCGCCTGCTCGACCTCTTCGACGGTGCGCTCCACCGCACCGCGTCGGGCGAGCTCGCCGACGTCCGCCTCGCCCTGGGCCTCGCCCCCGCCACCCTCGCGCAGAGCCTGGAGATGGAGGCGCAGAAGACCAGCGCGTACTCGTTCTCGCTGCCCCTCCAGGCCGGCGCGGTCCTGGCCGGCGCCGACGCCGCGACCACCGCCCGGCTCGACGACGCCGGGCGCGCGCTCGGCATCGCGTTCCAGCTCGTCGACGACCTCATCGGCGTGTTCGGCGACCCGGCCCGCTCCGGCAAGAGCTCGACGGGCGACCTGCGCACCCGCAAGCAGACGCCCCTCCTCGTCCACGCCCGCACGACGCCGCAGTGGAAGCAGGTGAGCGGCTACGTCGGCCACGACCTCACCGACGCCGAGCTCGACGAGGCCCGCGCACTGCTGGTCGAGTCGGGGTCGCGCCGGTTCGTGGCCGACCTCGCCGAGCGTCACCTCGCCCAGGCCCGCACCGTGCTCGACGGCCTGGGCATCCCCGGCGACCTGCTCGACGGCGTCACCGTGATGCCGCCCGTGCTGATCGACGACAGCGAGGTCGCGGCATGA
- a CDS encoding squalene/phytoene synthase family protein, translating to MTMFVGRGTPRSLYDAVAEASAAVVIREYSSSFGLASRLLAEPVRTQVRNIYALVRVADEIVDNPDPALGRDARATMLDWLEADVTHALRAGYSGNLVVHAFARTAVAVGIQHDIVTPFFSSMRTDLDTATHTQESFDRYVYGSAEVVGLMCLRAFLAAPDARADRDAQYDRLAAGARCLGAAFQKLNFLRDLSDDHDLLRRDYFPGVEADSFCDADRDRILDDVDADLRAAAAVVPDLPPSSRRAVWAAHATFAELAERLHAASAEEIRATRVQVPAPVKLRLAVGALRGGRS from the coding sequence ATGACGATGTTCGTCGGGCGCGGCACCCCCCGCAGCCTCTACGACGCGGTCGCCGAGGCCAGCGCCGCGGTCGTCATCCGCGAGTACTCCAGCTCGTTCGGGCTCGCCTCGCGGCTGCTGGCCGAGCCGGTGCGCACCCAGGTCCGCAACATCTACGCGCTCGTGCGGGTCGCCGACGAGATCGTCGACAACCCCGACCCCGCACTCGGCCGCGACGCCCGCGCCACGATGCTCGACTGGCTCGAGGCCGACGTGACCCACGCGCTGCGGGCCGGCTACAGCGGCAACCTGGTGGTGCACGCGTTCGCGCGCACGGCCGTCGCCGTGGGCATCCAGCACGACATCGTGACCCCGTTCTTCTCCTCGATGCGCACCGACCTCGACACCGCCACCCACACCCAGGAGAGCTTCGACCGCTACGTCTACGGCTCGGCGGAGGTCGTGGGGCTGATGTGCCTGCGCGCCTTCCTCGCCGCGCCCGACGCCCGCGCGGACCGCGACGCGCAGTACGACCGGCTCGCCGCGGGCGCCCGCTGCCTCGGGGCCGCCTTCCAGAAGCTCAACTTCCTGCGCGACCTGTCCGACGACCACGACCTGCTGCGGCGCGACTACTTCCCCGGGGTCGAGGCCGACTCGTTCTGCGACGCCGACCGCGACCGGATCCTCGACGACGTCGACGCCGACCTGCGCGCCGCCGCGGCGGTCGTGCCCGACCTTCCGCCCAGCAGCCGGCGCGCCGTGTGGGCGGCCCACGCCACCTTCGCCGAGCTCGCGGAGCGCCTGCACGCCGCCTCCGCCGAAGAGATCCGCGCCACCCGGGTCCAAGTCCCGGCGCCGGTCAAGCTGCGGCTCGCCGTCGGCGCGCTGCGCGGAGGCCGCTCGTGA
- the crtI gene encoding phytoene desaturase family protein — MTLRLPERLSRLVPTSRHTDGTPRRVVVVGGGIAGLATAALLASRGHSVDLLEKNDDLGGRVGSLERDGFRFDTGASWYLMPEVFEHFFALLGTSADAELDLTVLDPSYRVFFEGHPEPVDLRPDRAHNRALFESLEPGAGERFDAYLRSAEDTYDMALRRFLYTSFDSPGAFAHPDVVRRTPALGRLLTRSLESHVAGSFTDTRLRQVLGYPAVFLGSSPSRAPSMYHLMSRLDLGDRVLYPQGGFTELVRVVAGLAEKHGARLHTGAPVTRILTSRPGTGRPGTGRPAVTGVEHDSADGLRTVDADVVVGAADLHHLETALLPPALQTHPEPAWRGRSPGTGAVLAMLGVEGRLPQLPHHSLFFTRDWGQNFRDIFGENAKVPDPASIYVCKPSESDPTVAPEGSENLFVLVPVPADTAIGGGGDDGAGSETVERTADAAIEQIASWAGVPDLRERIRVRHTVGPDDFATRYHAWRGGALGLEHTLRQSAFLRPGNASAKVDGLLYAGASTVPGVGLPMCLISAELVLKRLSGDRSSQPVRA, encoded by the coding sequence GTGACGCTGCGCCTGCCCGAACGCCTCAGCCGGTTGGTCCCGACGTCTCGCCACACCGACGGCACGCCACGGCGCGTGGTCGTCGTCGGCGGCGGGATCGCCGGGCTGGCCACCGCCGCCCTGCTCGCCTCCCGTGGCCACTCGGTCGACCTGCTGGAGAAGAACGACGACCTCGGCGGCCGGGTCGGCAGCCTCGAGCGCGACGGCTTCCGGTTCGACACCGGGGCCTCGTGGTACCTCATGCCCGAGGTCTTCGAGCACTTCTTCGCCCTCCTCGGCACCTCGGCCGACGCCGAGCTCGACCTCACCGTGCTCGACCCGAGCTACCGGGTGTTCTTCGAGGGGCACCCCGAGCCGGTGGACCTGCGCCCCGACCGCGCCCACAACCGCGCCCTGTTCGAGTCGCTGGAGCCGGGGGCCGGTGAGCGGTTCGACGCCTACCTCCGCTCGGCCGAGGACACCTACGACATGGCGCTGCGGCGCTTCCTCTACACCAGCTTCGACTCCCCCGGCGCGTTCGCGCACCCCGACGTCGTACGCCGCACGCCTGCCCTGGGCCGGCTCCTCACGCGGTCGCTGGAGAGCCACGTCGCCGGGTCGTTCACCGACACCAGGCTGCGCCAGGTGCTCGGCTACCCCGCGGTCTTCCTGGGCTCCTCCCCGAGCCGCGCGCCGAGCATGTACCACCTGATGAGCCGCCTCGACCTCGGCGACCGGGTGCTCTACCCGCAGGGCGGCTTCACCGAGCTGGTGCGGGTCGTCGCCGGGCTGGCGGAGAAGCACGGCGCGCGGCTGCACACCGGCGCCCCCGTCACCCGCATCCTCACCTCCCGCCCCGGCACCGGTCGACCCGGCACCGGCCGACCCGCCGTCACCGGCGTCGAGCACGACTCGGCCGACGGCCTGCGCACCGTCGACGCCGACGTCGTCGTGGGCGCCGCCGACCTGCACCACCTCGAGACCGCGCTGCTCCCGCCCGCGCTGCAGACCCACCCCGAGCCCGCGTGGCGCGGCCGCTCCCCCGGCACCGGCGCGGTGCTCGCGATGCTGGGCGTCGAGGGCCGGCTGCCGCAGCTGCCGCACCACTCGCTCTTCTTCACCCGCGACTGGGGGCAGAACTTCCGCGACATCTTCGGGGAGAATGCCAAGGTGCCCGACCCCGCCTCGATCTACGTCTGCAAACCGTCCGAGAGCGACCCCACGGTGGCGCCCGAGGGGTCGGAGAACCTGTTCGTGCTGGTCCCCGTCCCTGCCGACACGGCCATCGGCGGGGGCGGCGACGACGGCGCGGGCTCCGAGACGGTCGAGCGCACCGCCGATGCGGCGATCGAGCAGATCGCGTCGTGGGCGGGCGTGCCCGACCTGCGCGAGCGGATCCGGGTGCGCCACACGGTCGGTCCCGACGACTTCGCCACGCGCTACCACGCCTGGCGCGGAGGCGCCCTCGGCCTCGAGCACACCCTGCGCCAGAGCGCGTTCCTGCGCCCCGGCAACGCCTCGGCCAAGGTCGACGGGCTGCTCTACGCCGGCGCCAGCACCGTGCCCGGCGTCGGCCTGCCGATGTGCCTGATCAGCGCCGAGCTCGTCCTCAAGCGGCTCTCCGGCGACCGTTCGAGCCAGCCGGTGCGCGCATGA
- a CDS encoding lycopene cyclase domain-containing protein: MSLPHWAYVAMLAFCLAGTLPLVPAFRLTVLRQPGRLLLTIGLAGTPFLLWDLWATHTGHWWFDEGQTLPWRIAGLPLEEIAFFVVIPLVSVLTLEGVRAARRGVRPGSGRRREEAR; the protein is encoded by the coding sequence ATGAGCCTGCCCCACTGGGCCTACGTCGCCATGCTCGCGTTCTGCCTCGCCGGCACGCTGCCCCTGGTGCCGGCGTTCCGGCTGACGGTGCTGCGGCAGCCGGGGCGCCTGCTGCTCACCATCGGCCTCGCCGGCACCCCGTTCCTGCTGTGGGACCTGTGGGCCACGCACACCGGCCACTGGTGGTTCGACGAGGGCCAGACGCTGCCGTGGCGCATCGCGGGCCTGCCGCTGGAGGAGATCGCGTTCTTCGTCGTCATCCCCCTCGTCTCGGTCCTGACACTTGAGGGCGTGCGCGCCGCCCGGCGCGGCGTACGACCCGGGTCGGGGCGCCGTCGGGAGGAGGCCCGATGA
- a CDS encoding lycopene cyclase domain-containing protein, giving the protein MTYTTIAVACVVLAVALDRWVVRTRVTSTRDWWLAYAIIVFFQLLSNGWLTGRGIVRYSGDAILGSGEVTFLGDGRLVYAPVEDLMFGFGLVLCSCVAWTWLGRRRGEASA; this is encoded by the coding sequence ATGACCTACACCACCATCGCCGTCGCCTGCGTGGTGCTCGCCGTGGCGCTCGACCGCTGGGTCGTCCGCACCCGCGTCACCTCGACCCGCGACTGGTGGCTCGCCTACGCGATCATCGTGTTCTTCCAGCTGCTCTCCAACGGCTGGCTCACCGGCCGCGGCATCGTGCGCTACTCCGGCGACGCCATCCTCGGCAGCGGCGAGGTCACCTTCCTGGGCGACGGGCGGCTGGTCTACGCCCCGGTCGAGGACCTGATGTTCGGCTTCGGGCTGGTGCTGTGCAGCTGCGTGGCCTGGACCTGGCTGGGACGCCGGCGCGGCGAGGCGAGCGCATGA
- a CDS encoding cytochrome P450, translating into MSVATRLQAMQPTDIGVPGPSSLDMARVFRSVRADPLTFLGQVSQRFGDTVSFPVPGPPALLLTDPADVKHVLQTSARSWTKDTVQYAALARVTGPGLLASAEPNWIEHRRLAAPAFHHQRLEAVGDEVRAAARTAISARLGRVGDDGEVVDVAALTHTIGLDAVGRALFSTDLSGHAHDLLAATSESADLVVRLGRSILPRAEWTPTRTNLRLRAARRRLDEATAAIIAERRARNAHPPAGAPAAHGDDLLGLLLDSGMRDEEIRDELVTMVIAGHETVAAALAWTLMLLAEHPEAQDRARAELAAHPGPVALVGHRDRLPWTRAVVDEALRLFPPAWAISRRSVREDEVAGRTVPVGTLAIISPWLVHRRPDLWPDPEAFRPERFLDGTARTGYLPFGLGPRLCIGREFALGEMVVVLAELLAEHRLELPGDPRAWSRPVAEAKAAVHPRGGMPLVVRRVRAP; encoded by the coding sequence ATGAGCGTCGCGACCCGCCTGCAGGCGATGCAGCCCACCGACATCGGCGTGCCCGGACCCTCCTCGCTCGACATGGCGCGGGTCTTCCGCTCCGTGCGCGCCGACCCGCTGACCTTCCTCGGCCAGGTGTCACAGCGCTTCGGCGACACCGTGTCGTTCCCGGTGCCCGGCCCGCCGGCGCTGCTGCTCACCGACCCCGCCGACGTCAAGCACGTGCTGCAGACCTCGGCACGCAGCTGGACCAAGGACACCGTGCAGTACGCCGCGCTCGCGCGCGTCACCGGTCCGGGCCTGCTCGCCTCGGCCGAGCCCAACTGGATCGAGCACCGCCGCCTGGCCGCCCCGGCGTTCCACCACCAGCGTCTCGAGGCCGTCGGCGACGAGGTCCGCGCGGCCGCCCGCACCGCCATCTCCGCCCGGCTGGGGCGCGTGGGCGACGACGGCGAGGTCGTCGACGTGGCGGCGCTCACGCACACGATCGGCCTCGACGCGGTCGGCCGGGCGCTCTTCAGCACCGACCTGTCCGGCCACGCCCACGACCTGCTGGCCGCGACGAGCGAGTCGGCCGACCTCGTGGTGCGGCTCGGGCGCTCGATCCTCCCGCGGGCCGAGTGGACCCCGACGCGCACCAACCTCCGGCTCCGGGCGGCCCGCCGGCGCCTCGACGAGGCCACCGCGGCGATCATCGCCGAGCGGCGCGCCCGCAATGCGCACCCGCCGGCAGGGGCGCCCGCCGCGCACGGCGACGACCTCCTCGGCCTGCTGCTCGACAGCGGCATGCGCGACGAGGAGATCCGCGACGAGCTCGTCACGATGGTCATCGCCGGGCACGAGACGGTCGCTGCCGCGCTCGCCTGGACCCTGATGCTGCTCGCCGAGCACCCCGAGGCGCAGGACCGCGCCCGGGCCGAGCTCGCGGCCCACCCCGGGCCGGTCGCGCTGGTCGGGCACCGCGACCGGCTGCCCTGGACGCGTGCCGTGGTCGACGAGGCGCTGCGCCTCTTCCCGCCGGCCTGGGCCATCTCGCGCCGCTCGGTCCGCGAGGACGAGGTGGCCGGGCGCACCGTCCCCGTGGGCACCCTGGCGATCATCAGCCCGTGGCTGGTCCACCGGCGCCCCGACCTCTGGCCCGACCCCGAGGCGTTCCGGCCCGAGCGCTTCCTCGACGGCACCGCCCGCACCGGCTACCTCCCCTTCGGCCTCGGGCCGCGGCTGTGCATCGGGCGCGAGTTCGCGCTGGGCGAGATGGTCGTCGTGCTCGCCGAGCTGCTGGCCGAGCACCGCCTCGAGCTCCCCGGCGACCCACGCGCGTGGTCGCGCCCCGTCGCCGAGGCGAAGGCCGCCGTCCACCCCCGCGGCGGCATGCCGCTCGTCGTACGACGCGTGCGCGCCCCGTGA